One Citrobacter amalonaticus genomic window carries:
- the narX gene encoding nitrate/nitrite two-component system sensor histidine kinase NarX, protein MLKRCLSPLTLVNQVALIVMLSTAIGVAGMAVSGWLVQGVQGSAHAINKAGSLRMQSYRLLAAVPLRADDQKWVDEMEQTAFSPELTRAAERDGQQEQLRALQDYWHRELSPGLQQARSRDAVAADVNQFVAGLDRLVSAFDHTTEMRIERVVMVHRVMAIFMALLLVFTIIWLRARLLQPWKQLLSMARAVSQRDFTQRAQIGGRNEMAMLGDALNNMSDELAESYSVLEQRVREKTAGLEQKNQILSFLWQANRRLHSPVPLCERLSPVLNGLQNLTQMHDIELRVYDQEDEENHQEFTCQSDISCDDKGCHLCPRESLPPSEGGMTLKWRLTDTHTQYGILLATLPQGRHLSHDQQQLVDTVVEQLTATLALDRNQERQQQLIVMEERATIARELHDSIAQSLSCMKMQVSCLQMQGETLPDSSRDLLSQIRNELNASWAQLRELLTTFRLRLTEPGLRPALEASCQEYSARFGFTVKLDYQLPPRLVPSHQAIHLLQIAREALSNALKHSHADDVVVTVALKGKQVKLTVQDNGCGVPENAERSNHYGMIIMRDRAQSLRGDCQVRRRETGGTEVAVTFIPEKYFTEVQGDTHE, encoded by the coding sequence ATGCTAAAACGTTGTCTCTCTCCGCTCACGCTGGTTAACCAGGTGGCGCTCATTGTGATGCTCTCTACCGCTATCGGCGTAGCGGGTATGGCGGTCTCTGGCTGGCTGGTTCAGGGCGTCCAGGGTAGCGCGCACGCCATTAATAAAGCCGGATCGCTGCGGATGCAAAGCTATCGCCTGCTCGCCGCGGTACCACTGCGCGCTGACGACCAGAAATGGGTTGATGAGATGGAACAGACCGCGTTTAGTCCTGAACTGACCCGCGCGGCAGAACGCGACGGCCAGCAGGAGCAACTGCGCGCACTCCAGGATTACTGGCATCGCGAACTCTCCCCCGGCCTGCAGCAGGCCCGCAGCAGAGACGCCGTCGCCGCCGACGTTAACCAGTTTGTCGCTGGCCTTGATCGGCTCGTCTCCGCGTTTGACCACACCACCGAAATGCGCATCGAACGCGTGGTGATGGTGCACCGGGTGATGGCGATTTTCATGGCACTGCTGCTGGTCTTTACCATTATCTGGCTGCGGGCACGTCTGCTCCAGCCGTGGAAACAACTGCTGTCGATGGCCCGCGCGGTCAGCCAGCGCGATTTTACTCAGCGCGCACAGATCGGCGGGCGCAATGAGATGGCGATGCTCGGCGACGCGCTTAATAACATGTCCGACGAACTGGCGGAAAGCTATTCGGTGCTCGAACAACGCGTCAGAGAAAAAACGGCCGGGCTGGAGCAGAAAAACCAGATCCTCTCTTTTCTCTGGCAGGCCAACCGCCGTCTGCATTCGCCAGTGCCGCTTTGCGAACGTCTCTCCCCGGTGCTGAACGGTTTGCAAAACCTGACCCAAATGCATGACATCGAACTGCGGGTTTATGACCAGGAAGATGAAGAGAACCATCAGGAATTTACCTGCCAGTCCGATATCAGCTGTGATGATAAAGGGTGTCATCTCTGCCCACGCGAGTCGCTGCCCCCGAGTGAAGGGGGAATGACGCTGAAATGGCGCTTAACGGACACCCATACCCAGTACGGCATTTTGCTGGCGACCCTGCCGCAGGGGCGTCACCTGAGTCACGATCAGCAGCAACTGGTGGATACCGTCGTGGAACAGCTCACCGCCACGCTGGCGCTGGATCGCAATCAGGAACGTCAGCAGCAGTTGATTGTCATGGAAGAGCGTGCAACCATTGCGCGCGAACTGCATGATTCTATTGCACAATCGCTGTCCTGTATGAAGATGCAGGTCAGTTGCCTGCAAATGCAGGGAGAGACGTTGCCGGACAGCAGCCGCGACCTGCTGAGCCAGATCCGCAACGAACTGAATGCGTCATGGGCGCAGTTGCGCGAACTGTTGACGACGTTCCGCTTACGGCTGACCGAACCCGGTCTGCGCCCCGCGCTGGAAGCCAGCTGTCAGGAATACAGCGCCCGTTTTGGTTTTACGGTGAAACTGGATTACCAGTTACCCCCGCGTCTGGTGCCTTCGCATCAGGCGATTCACCTGCTGCAAATTGCCCGCGAAGCCTTAAGCAATGCGCTTAAGCACTCTCACGCTGATGACGTGGTGGTCACCGTGGCGCTGAAAGGCAAGCAGGTAAAATTGACTGTACAGGACAACGGCTGCGGCGTTCCTGAGAACGCCGAACGCAGTAACCACTATGGCATGATCATTATGCGCGACCGGGCACAGAGCCTGCGCGGAGATTGTCAGGTACGCCGTCGCGAGACGGGAGGCACTGAAGTCGCTGTCACTTTTATTCCCGAAAAATACTTCACAGAAGTTCAAGGAGATACCCATGAATAA
- the narL gene encoding two-component system response regulator NarL, whose protein sequence is MNNQEPATILLIDDHPMLRTGVKQLVSMAPDITVVGEASNGEQGIELAESLDPDLILLDLNMPGMNGLETLDKLREKALSGRIVVFSVSNHEEDVVTALKRGADGYLLKDMEPEDLLKSLQQAAAGEMVLSEALTPVLAASLRANRATSDRDVSQLTPRERDILKLIAQGLPNKMIARRLDITESTVKVHVKHMLKKMKLKSRVEAAVWVHQERIF, encoded by the coding sequence ATGAATAATCAGGAACCGGCAACTATCCTGCTCATCGACGATCATCCGATGTTGCGGACCGGCGTCAAACAGCTTGTCAGCATGGCGCCCGATATCACCGTGGTCGGTGAAGCCAGCAACGGCGAACAGGGTATCGAACTGGCCGAATCGCTTGACCCGGATCTGATCCTGCTCGACCTGAACATGCCGGGAATGAACGGGCTGGAAACCCTCGACAAATTACGCGAGAAAGCGCTGTCCGGACGGATCGTCGTCTTCAGCGTGTCGAATCATGAGGAAGATGTCGTGACGGCGCTCAAGCGCGGGGCTGATGGCTATCTGCTGAAGGATATGGAACCGGAAGATCTGCTTAAGTCGTTACAGCAGGCTGCCGCCGGAGAGATGGTCTTAAGCGAAGCGTTAACGCCGGTGCTGGCTGCCAGCCTGCGCGCCAACCGCGCCACCTCCGATCGCGATGTCAGCCAATTGACTCCGCGTGAACGTGACATTCTCAAGCTTATCGCCCAGGGCCTGCCGAACAAAATGATTGCCCGCCGCCTGGATATCACCGAGAGCACGGTGAAAGTCCACGTGAAGCATATGCTGAAGAAGATGAAGCTTAAATCACGTGTTGAAGCGGCAGTGTGGGTGCATCAGGAACGTATCTTCTGA
- a CDS encoding YchO/YchP family invasin, with protein MSHFVSHSIPLWLLLLLAGGPASAQSSFMQQAENPFDNNQDGLPDLGMALESHEGEKHFAEMVKAFGEASMIDNGLDTGEQAKQFAFGQVRDAVSEQVNQQLESWLSPWGKASVNVQVDNEGNFNGSRGSWFVPWQDNSRYLTWSQLGLTRQDDGLVSNVGIGQRWARDGWLLGYNTFYDNLLDENLQRGGLGAEAWGEYLRLSANYYQPFASWRAHTPTLEQRMARGYDVTAEMRMPFYEYLNTSVSVEQYFGDSVDLFDSGTGYHNPVAVKLGLNYTPVPLVTVTAQHKQGESGLSQNNLGLNLNYRFGVPLKKQLAASEVAESQSLRGSRYDHPQRNNLPTMEYRQRKTLSVFLATPPWDLHPGETVPLKLQVRSLHGVRHVTWQGDMQALSLTAGENAESVEGWTVIMPAWDSREGASNRWRLSVVVEDEKGQRVSSNEITLTLTEPFMAMPEDDPRWRLLPEE; from the coding sequence TTGAGTCATTTTGTATCGCATTCCATCCCTCTCTGGTTACTCTTGCTGCTGGCAGGCGGTCCCGCCAGTGCGCAATCCTCCTTTATGCAACAGGCCGAAAATCCCTTTGATAATAACCAGGACGGGTTGCCCGATCTGGGCATGGCCCTCGAATCGCATGAGGGCGAAAAACATTTCGCTGAGATGGTGAAAGCCTTTGGCGAGGCGAGCATGATCGACAACGGTCTGGACACCGGCGAGCAGGCAAAGCAGTTTGCCTTTGGTCAGGTGCGCGACGCGGTGAGTGAGCAGGTGAATCAACAACTGGAATCCTGGCTGTCGCCGTGGGGGAAGGCCAGCGTCAACGTGCAGGTCGATAACGAAGGCAATTTCAACGGGAGTCGCGGAAGCTGGTTTGTCCCCTGGCAGGATAACTCGCGCTACCTCACCTGGAGTCAACTGGGACTCACCCGGCAGGATGACGGGCTGGTGAGTAATGTGGGTATCGGCCAGCGCTGGGCACGCGATGGCTGGCTGCTCGGCTATAACACTTTCTACGATAATCTGCTCGATGAAAACCTCCAGCGTGGTGGACTGGGTGCTGAAGCGTGGGGGGAATACCTGCGGCTGTCGGCTAATTATTACCAGCCGTTTGCCTCATGGCGCGCCCATACGCCGACGCTGGAGCAACGAATGGCGCGCGGTTACGACGTCACGGCTGAAATGCGTATGCCGTTTTATGAATATCTCAATACCAGCGTCAGCGTGGAGCAATACTTTGGCGACAGCGTCGATCTGTTCGATTCCGGAACGGGCTATCACAATCCGGTGGCGGTGAAGCTGGGGCTGAACTATACCCCGGTCCCGCTGGTCACGGTCACCGCTCAGCACAAGCAGGGGGAGAGCGGTCTCAGCCAGAACAACCTCGGGCTGAACCTGAACTACCGCTTCGGCGTACCGCTGAAAAAACAACTGGCTGCCAGCGAAGTGGCGGAAAGTCAGTCGCTGCGCGGAAGCCGTTATGATCACCCGCAGCGCAACAACCTGCCGACGATGGAGTATCGTCAACGCAAAACCCTGAGCGTATTTCTGGCAACCCCACCGTGGGATCTGCATCCGGGCGAAACGGTGCCGCTAAAATTACAGGTGCGTAGTCTGCATGGCGTTCGTCATGTCACCTGGCAGGGGGACATGCAGGCGCTGAGCCTGACGGCGGGGGAAAATGCAGAAAGCGTTGAGGGCTGGACGGTCATCATGCCGGCCTGGGACAGCCGTGAAGGCGCGAGTAATCGCTGGCGATTGTCGGTGGTGGTGGAAGATGAGAAGGGGCAGCGTGTCTCTTCCAATGAGATCACGCTCACGCTGACGGAGCCCTTTATGGCAATGCCTGAGGACGATCCGCGCTGGAGGTTGCTCCCGGAGGAGTAA
- a CDS encoding DsrE/DsrF/TusD sulfur relay family protein: MQKIVIIANGAAYGSESLFNSLRLAIALREQASDLDLRLFLMSDAVTAGLRGQKPTEGYNIQQMLEILTAQNVPVKLCKTCTDGRGITTLPLIDGVEVGTLVELAQWTLAADKVLTF, encoded by the coding sequence ATGCAAAAGATAGTGATCATTGCCAACGGTGCGGCATACGGTAGCGAATCGTTATTCAACAGCCTGCGGCTGGCGATCGCGTTACGTGAGCAGGCGAGCGACCTCGACCTGCGTCTGTTTCTGATGTCGGATGCCGTTACGGCGGGTTTGCGCGGTCAGAAGCCCACAGAAGGCTATAACATCCAGCAGATGCTGGAGATCCTTACTGCCCAGAACGTCCCGGTAAAACTGTGCAAAACCTGCACGGACGGGCGCGGGATCACGACGCTGCCGCTGATTGACGGCGTGGAAGTCGGTACGCTGGTGGAACTGGCACAATGGACGCTGGCCGCCGACAAAGTGCTGACCTTCTGA
- a CDS encoding DUF1883 domain-containing protein, with translation MALVKASLKLFGGDTVVVRCSERCHIHLMSEKNHVKDAQTDILSVQNRDNAWLTVPYTGVWNVLIDSHSQSLEHSISYIAA, from the coding sequence ATGGCATTAGTAAAGGCAAGTTTGAAGTTATTTGGTGGGGATACCGTGGTCGTTCGCTGTTCGGAGCGTTGCCACATCCATCTGATGAGCGAAAAAAATCACGTTAAAGACGCGCAGACCGACATATTAAGCGTGCAGAACCGTGATAACGCATGGTTGACCGTACCGTATACCGGCGTCTGGAATGTTCTGATCGACAGCCATAGCCAGTCGCTTGAACATTCCATCAGTTATATTGCCGCCTGA
- a CDS encoding gamma-glutamylcyclotransferase — protein sequence MLTRDFLMNADCKTAFGAIEESLLWSAEQRAASLAATLACRPDDGPVWIFGYGSLMWNPALEFEESCTGTLVGWHRAFCLRLTAGRGTACQPGRMLALKEGGRTTGVAYRLPDASLEQELTLLWKREMITGCYLPTWCQLALDDGRTVNALVFIMDPRHPLYESDTRAQIIAPLIAAASGPLGTNAQYLFSLEQELQKLGMQDECLNDLVTNVRGLLGESLPEGVLRPGFA from the coding sequence GTGTTAACGCGTGATTTCTTGATGAATGCCGATTGTAAAACGGCATTTGGTGCTATTGAAGAATCACTCTTATGGTCAGCAGAGCAACGTGCAGCGTCCCTTGCGGCGACGCTGGCCTGTCGACCAGATGATGGACCGGTGTGGATCTTCGGTTATGGATCGTTGATGTGGAACCCGGCGTTAGAATTTGAGGAGTCATGTACCGGTACGCTGGTGGGATGGCATCGGGCATTTTGCCTGCGTCTCACGGCAGGGCGCGGAACCGCGTGCCAGCCGGGACGAATGCTTGCACTCAAAGAGGGCGGACGCACCACCGGTGTGGCTTATCGTCTCCCGGATGCCTCGCTTGAGCAGGAATTAACCCTGTTGTGGAAGCGCGAAATGATCACCGGCTGCTATCTGCCGACCTGGTGCCAACTGGCGTTGGACGACGGGCGAACGGTGAATGCGCTGGTATTTATTATGGATCCGCGCCATCCGCTGTATGAGTCGGACACGCGTGCGCAAATTATCGCCCCGTTGATTGCCGCTGCCAGTGGGCCGCTTGGCACCAACGCGCAGTACCTGTTTTCGCTCGAACAGGAGTTGCAGAAACTGGGGATGCAGGATGAGTGTCTTAACGATCTGGTGACTAACGTGCGCGGTTTGTTAGGGGAGTCTCTGCCTGAAGGTGTTTTGCGACCGGGTTTCGCGTGA
- the chaB gene encoding putative cation transport regulator ChaB, whose amino-acid sequence MPYQAKKDLPDSVQHVLPAHAQEIYKEAFNSAWEQYKDKADRRDDASREETAHKVAWSAVKKEYAKGEDDKWHKKT is encoded by the coding sequence ATGCCTTATCAAGCAAAAAAAGATCTGCCAGACAGCGTACAACACGTCTTACCCGCCCATGCCCAGGAGATCTACAAAGAGGCGTTCAATAGCGCCTGGGAGCAGTACAAGGACAAAGCCGATCGCCGCGATGATGCCAGTCGGGAAGAGACCGCACATAAGGTGGCGTGGTCGGCAGTGAAAAAAGAGTATGCCAAAGGTGAAGATGATAAGTGGCATAAGAAAACCTAA
- the chaA gene encoding sodium-potassium/proton antiporter ChaA, with protein sequence MTHAHEAVKTRHKETSLIFPVVALVVLFLWGGSHSLPAVIGINLLALIGILSSAFSVVRHADVLAHRLGEPYGSLILSLSVVILEVSLISALMATGDAAPTLMRDTLYSIIMIVTGGLVGFSLLLGGRKFATQYMNLFGIKQYLIALFPLAIIVLVFPMALPGANFTTGQALLVALISAAMYGVFLLIQTKTHQSLFVYEHEDDSDDDDPHHGKPSAHSNLWHAVWLVIHLIAVIAVTKMNANPLETLLTELNAPVAFTGFLVALLILSPEGLGALKAVLNNQVQRAMNLFFGSVLATISLTVPVVTLIAWATGNDLVFGLGAPEMVVMVASLVLCHISFSTGRTNVLNGAAHLALFAAYLMTIFA encoded by the coding sequence ATGACACATGCACATGAGGCGGTGAAAACCCGCCATAAGGAGACATCGCTTATTTTCCCGGTTGTGGCGCTGGTAGTGCTGTTCCTTTGGGGAGGCAGCCATTCACTACCAGCGGTAATCGGAATTAACCTTCTTGCCCTGATTGGTATCTTAAGCAGCGCCTTTAGCGTTGTTCGTCACGCCGACGTACTGGCTCATCGCCTCGGCGAACCCTACGGCTCACTCATTCTGAGTCTGTCCGTGGTTATTCTTGAAGTCAGCCTGATCTCAGCGCTGATGGCGACCGGCGATGCGGCGCCTACGCTGATGCGCGACACGCTCTATTCCATCATCATGATTGTCACGGGTGGTCTGGTGGGCTTTTCGTTGTTACTGGGCGGGCGTAAGTTCGCCACTCAGTATATGAATCTGTTCGGTATTAAACAGTATCTTATTGCCCTGTTTCCGCTGGCGATTATCGTGCTGGTGTTTCCGATGGCGCTGCCCGGCGCGAATTTCACCACCGGCCAGGCGCTGTTGGTGGCCTTAATTTCTGCTGCGATGTACGGCGTATTCCTGCTCATCCAGACCAAGACGCACCAGAGTCTGTTTGTTTATGAGCACGAAGATGACAGCGATGACGACGACCCCCACCACGGTAAGCCTTCTGCGCACAGCAATCTGTGGCATGCCGTCTGGTTGGTGATCCATCTGATTGCGGTGATTGCCGTCACCAAGATGAACGCAAACCCGCTGGAGACACTGCTGACCGAACTGAACGCCCCGGTCGCCTTTACCGGTTTCCTGGTCGCGCTGCTGATCCTTTCCCCGGAAGGGCTTGGGGCGCTGAAAGCAGTGCTGAATAACCAGGTACAGCGCGCAATGAATCTGTTCTTTGGTTCCGTGCTGGCCACTATCTCCCTGACGGTACCGGTGGTCACGCTGATTGCGTGGGCTACAGGGAATGACCTGGTGTTCGGCTTAGGCGCACCAGAAATGGTAGTGATGGTGGCGTCGCTGGTGCTGTGCCATATCTCGTTCTCAACGGGGCGCACTAACGTACTGAACGGTGCGGCGCATCTGGCGCTGTTTGCCGCCTATCTGATGACCATCTTTGCCTGA
- the kdsA gene encoding 3-deoxy-8-phosphooctulonate synthase → MKQKVVSIGDIKVANDLPFVLFGGMNVLESRDLAMRICEHYVTVTQKLGIPYVFKASFDKANRSSIHSYRGPGLEEGMKIFQELKQTFGVKVITDVHEASQAQPVADVVDVIQLPAFLARQTDLVEAMAKTGAVINVKKPQFVSPGQMGNIVDKFHEGGNDKVILCDRGANFGYDNLVVDMLGFSVMKKVSGNSPVIFDVTHALQCRDPFGAASGGRRGQVTELARAGMAVGLAGLFIEAHPDPANAKCDGPSALPLAKLEQFLVQMKAVDDLVKSFDELDTEN, encoded by the coding sequence ATGAAACAAAAAGTGGTTAGCATTGGCGACATCAAGGTAGCAAACGATCTGCCGTTCGTGCTGTTTGGCGGGATGAACGTGCTGGAATCGCGCGATCTGGCGATGCGCATTTGTGAGCACTACGTGACCGTTACCCAGAAACTGGGTATCCCTTACGTGTTCAAGGCCTCTTTTGATAAAGCCAACCGTTCCTCTATCCACTCCTACCGTGGACCGGGCCTGGAAGAAGGGATGAAAATCTTCCAGGAACTGAAGCAGACCTTTGGCGTGAAAGTGATCACCGACGTTCATGAAGCCAGCCAGGCGCAGCCTGTCGCTGACGTTGTGGATGTGATTCAGTTACCGGCGTTCCTCGCGCGTCAGACCGATCTGGTGGAAGCGATGGCGAAAACCGGCGCGGTCATCAACGTGAAGAAACCGCAGTTCGTAAGCCCGGGTCAGATGGGCAATATCGTGGATAAATTCCATGAAGGCGGTAACGACAAGGTGATCCTGTGCGACCGTGGGGCAAACTTCGGTTATGACAACCTGGTTGTCGATATGCTGGGCTTCAGCGTAATGAAGAAAGTTTCCGGTAACAGCCCGGTGATTTTCGACGTGACCCACGCGCTGCAGTGCCGCGACCCGTTTGGCGCCGCTTCTGGCGGCCGTCGTGGTCAGGTGACTGAGCTGGCGCGTGCCGGTATGGCGGTCGGTCTGGCCGGTCTGTTCATCGAAGCGCACCCGGATCCGGCCAACGCGAAATGCGACGGCCCGTCCGCGCTGCCGCTGGCGAAGCTGGAACAGTTCCTGGTGCAGATGAAAGCGGTTGACGATCTGGTGAAAAGCTTCGACGAGCTCGATACCGAGAACTAA
- the sirB1 gene encoding invasion regulator SirB1 — translation MRSLADFEFNKAPLCDGMILASESIRLDFPSQTVYDELERLVSQAQEEISQLLSQDEQLEKLLALFYGEWGFTDTRGVYRLSDALWLDQVLKNRQGSAVSLGAILLWIANRLSLPLVPVIFPTQLILRIESLEGEMWLINPFNGETLNEHTLEVWLKGNISPVAELFNEDLDEADNAEVIRKLLDTLKSSLMEEQQMELALRASEALLQFNPEDPYEIRDRGLIYAQLECEHVALTDLSYFVEQCPEDPISEMIRAQINNISHKQIVLH, via the coding sequence ATGAGGTCGTTAGCTGATTTCGAATTTAATAAAGCGCCATTGTGCGACGGGATGATCCTGGCATCGGAATCGATCCGCCTGGATTTCCCTTCGCAAACTGTCTATGACGAGCTGGAACGTCTGGTCAGCCAGGCGCAAGAAGAAATTAGCCAGCTTTTGTCTCAGGATGAGCAACTGGAAAAATTGCTGGCACTTTTCTACGGCGAGTGGGGTTTTACTGACACCCGCGGCGTTTACCGTCTGTCCGACGCGCTATGGCTTGACCAGGTACTGAAGAACCGCCAGGGCAGTGCGGTATCACTGGGGGCAATCTTATTGTGGATTGCCAACCGGCTGTCATTGCCGCTGGTGCCGGTGATCTTCCCGACGCAGCTTATTTTGCGTATTGAGTCGCTGGAAGGCGAAATGTGGCTCATCAACCCGTTTAACGGCGAAACGTTGAATGAGCATACGCTGGAAGTGTGGCTGAAGGGGAATATCAGCCCGGTCGCTGAGTTATTTAACGAGGACCTGGATGAAGCGGATAACGCGGAAGTGATTCGCAAGCTGCTGGACACGCTGAAATCTTCCTTAATGGAAGAACAGCAGATGGAGCTGGCGCTGCGAGCGAGCGAGGCGTTACTGCAATTTAACCCGGAAGATCCGTATGAAATACGTGACCGGGGCTTAATTTACGCGCAACTGGAATGTGAACATGTCGCGCTGACCGATTTAAGCTATTTCGTTGAGCAGTGTCCGGAAGACCCGATCAGCGAAATGATTCGTGCGCAGATTAATAACATCTCGCATAAGCAAATTGTCCTGCATTAA
- the sirB2 gene encoding invasion regulator SirB2: MNSITLLLGVHLISIALSVSLFVLRYGWRECHSARAHARWTRVVPPMVDTVLLLSGVGLIAKTHILPFTEQGTWLTEKLFGVIIYIVLGFIALDYRRARSRQARLIAFPLALVVLYIIIKLATTKIPLLG; encoded by the coding sequence ATGAACAGCATTACGCTCCTGCTTGGGGTTCACCTTATCAGCATTGCGCTTTCCGTTAGTCTGTTTGTGTTGCGTTATGGGTGGCGTGAATGTCACTCTGCGCGGGCTCACGCGCGCTGGACGCGCGTTGTCCCACCGATGGTTGACACCGTTTTGTTGCTCAGTGGTGTGGGGTTGATCGCTAAAACGCACATCCTGCCATTCACAGAACAGGGGACATGGCTGACTGAGAAGCTGTTTGGAGTTATCATTTACATCGTTTTGGGTTTTATTGCGCTCGATTACCGTCGGGCGCGCAGTCGGCAGGCGCGATTAATCGCGTTCCCGCTGGCGCTGGTGGTGCTGTACATCATCATTAAACTCGCCACCACAAAAATACCGTTACTGGGGTAA
- the prmC gene encoding peptide chain release factor N(5)-glutamine methyltransferase, translating into MDFQHWLREAISQLQESESPRRDAEILLEFVTGKGRTWILAFGETPLTDAQQAQLATLLSRRQRGEPIAHLTGVREFWSLPLFVSPATLIPRPDTECLVEQALARLPSSPCRILDLGTGTGAIALALASERPDCEVTAVDRMPDAVALAQRNAAHLAINNVHILQSDWFSALSGQQFAMIVSNPPYIDEQDPHLAQGDVRFEPLSALVAGDCGMADIVHIIEQSRTRLEAGGFLLIEHGWQQGAAVRDAFIRAGYQAVETCRDYSDNERLTLGRKPV; encoded by the coding sequence ATGGATTTTCAGCACTGGTTACGTGAGGCGATAAGCCAGCTACAGGAGAGTGAAAGCCCACGTCGCGATGCCGAGATCTTACTCGAATTCGTGACCGGAAAAGGGCGCACCTGGATACTGGCGTTTGGCGAAACGCCGTTGACCGACGCCCAGCAGGCACAGCTGGCGACGCTGCTGTCTCGCCGTCAGCGGGGTGAACCGATCGCGCACTTAACCGGCGTGCGGGAATTCTGGTCGTTGCCGCTGTTTGTTTCACCGGCCACGTTGATCCCGCGTCCGGATACCGAATGTCTGGTGGAGCAGGCGCTGGCGCGACTGCCATCAAGTCCGTGCCGCATTCTCGATCTTGGTACCGGCACCGGCGCGATTGCGCTGGCGCTGGCGTCTGAGCGTCCTGACTGCGAGGTCACGGCGGTTGACAGGATGCCGGATGCCGTTGCGCTGGCGCAGCGTAATGCGGCCCATCTGGCGATCAATAACGTCCACATTCTGCAAAGCGACTGGTTTAGCGCCTTGTCGGGGCAGCAGTTTGCGATGATTGTCAGCAATCCGCCCTACATTGACGAGCAGGATCCGCATCTGGCGCAGGGCGATGTTCGCTTCGAACCGCTGAGTGCCCTGGTCGCCGGTGACTGCGGAATGGCCGACATTGTGCACATCATCGAGCAATCTCGCACGCGGCTGGAAGCGGGCGGTTTTCTGCTGATCGAGCATGGCTGGCAGCAGGGTGCCGCGGTGCGAGACGCCTTTATTCGCGCGGGCTACCAGGCGGTAGAAACCTGTCGCGATTATAGCGACAACGAACGCCTTACGCTCGGACGTAAGCCCGTATGA
- the prfA gene encoding peptide chain release factor 1, which translates to MKPSIVAKLEALHERHEEVQALLGDAGTIADQERFRALSREYAQLSDVSRCFTDWQQIQDDIETAQMMLDDPEMREMAQEELREAKDKSEQLEQQLQVLLLPKDPDDERNAFLEVRAGTGGDEAALFAGDLFRMYSRYAETRRWRVEIMSASEGEHGGYKEIIAKISGDGVYGRLKFESGGHRVQRVPATESQGRIHTSACTVAVMPELPEAELPDINPADLRIDTFRSSGAGGQHVNTTDSAIRITHLPTGIVVECQDERSQHKNKAKALSVLGARIRAAEVAKRQQAEASTRRNLLGSGDRSDRNRTYNFPQGRVTDHRINLTLYRLDEAMEGKLDMLIEPIVQEYQADQLAALSEQE; encoded by the coding sequence ATGAAGCCTTCTATCGTTGCCAAACTGGAAGCCCTGCATGAACGCCATGAAGAAGTTCAGGCGCTGCTGGGTGATGCGGGAACCATCGCAGACCAGGAACGTTTTCGCGCACTGTCGCGCGAGTATGCACAGCTAAGCGATGTTTCTCGCTGTTTTACGGACTGGCAACAGATTCAGGACGATATCGAAACAGCACAAATGATGCTCGACGATCCTGAAATGCGTGAAATGGCGCAGGAAGAACTGCGCGAAGCGAAAGACAAGAGTGAACAACTGGAACAGCAGCTACAGGTATTGCTGCTGCCGAAAGATCCGGATGATGAACGCAATGCGTTTCTGGAAGTTCGCGCCGGGACCGGCGGTGATGAAGCGGCCTTGTTTGCCGGCGATCTGTTCCGCATGTACAGCCGCTATGCCGAAACGCGTCGCTGGCGCGTGGAGATCATGAGCGCCAGCGAAGGCGAGCACGGCGGCTATAAAGAGATTATCGCCAAGATCAGTGGCGACGGCGTCTATGGTCGACTGAAGTTTGAGTCCGGCGGGCATCGCGTGCAGCGCGTACCGGCAACGGAATCACAGGGGCGTATCCACACCTCTGCCTGCACCGTGGCGGTGATGCCGGAGCTGCCGGAAGCCGAACTGCCGGATATCAACCCGGCCGATCTGCGTATTGATACTTTCCGTTCCTCCGGGGCGGGTGGTCAGCACGTTAACACCACCGACTCCGCCATCCGTATTACCCACCTGCCGACCGGCATTGTGGTGGAGTGTCAGGATGAACGTTCGCAGCACAAGAACAAAGCCAAAGCGCTCTCGGTGCTCGGCGCGCGTATTCGCGCGGCAGAAGTGGCGAAACGCCAGCAGGCCGAAGCGTCAACCCGTCGTAACCTGCTGGGCAGCGGCGACCGCAGCGACCGCAACCGGACCTACAACTTCCCGCAGGGGCGTGTGACCGATCACCGCATCAACCTGACGCTCTACCGTCTGGATGAAGCAATGGAAGGCAAACTGGATATGCTGATTGAGCCGATCGTGCAGGAATACCAGGCTGACCAACTGGCGGCGCTGTCCGAGCAGGAATAA